One part of the Vitis riparia cultivar Riparia Gloire de Montpellier isolate 1030 chromosome 15, EGFV_Vit.rip_1.0, whole genome shotgun sequence genome encodes these proteins:
- the LOC117931692 gene encoding ubiquitin-related modifier 1 homolog 2-like: MQLTLEFGGGLELLCESVKIHSVNVDPQVGEEKLTMKDLLSWVRANLIKERPEMFMKGDSVRPGVLVLVNDCDWELSGQLDTTLEEKDVIVFISTLHGG, encoded by the exons ATGCAACTGACTCTTGAGTTCgg TGGTGGGCTCGAGCTTCTATGTGAGTCAGTAAAAATCCATAGTGTAAATGTTGATCCACAAGTTGGTGAAGAGAAG TTAACTATGAAAGATTTGCTCTCTTGGGTTCGTGCCAATTTGATCAAAGAGAGGCCTGAGATGTTCATGAAAGGAGATTCTGT GAGACCTGGGGTTCTGGTCCTTGTCAATGATTGTGATTGGGAGCTGAGTGGCCAGCTTGATACTACATTAGAAGAGAAGGATGTGATTGTTTTCATCTCAACCCTGCACGGTGGATAG
- the LOC117932526 gene encoding ATPase ARSA2 codes for MASDQELSGTVQNILDQESLKWVFVGGKGGVGKTTCSSILSILLSRVRSSVLIISTDPAHNLSDAFQQRFTKAPTLVNGFSNLYAMEVDPSVENEELPGDGMDNLFSELANAIPGIDEAMSFAEMLKLVQTMDYSVIVFDTAPTGHTLRLLQFPSTLEKGLAKMMSLKNKFGGLLNQMTRLFGVDDEFGEDALLGRLEGMKDVIEQVNKQFKDPDLTTFVCVCIPEFLSLYETERLVQELNKFEIDSHNVIINQVLYDEEVVESKLLKARMRMQQKYLDQFYLLYDDFHITKLPLLPEEVCGVEALKAFSHNFITPYQPVIEKGTMEELEARVSMLKQQLTDAEVELERLRKGKQKVDMTGFGSHF; via the exons ATGGCTTCAGATCAAGAATTGTCAGGAACTGTGCAGAACATACTGGACCAAGAGAGTCTGAAGTGGGTCTTTGTTGGTGGTAAAGGCGGCGTTGGCAAGACTACGTGTAGTTCGATTCTGTCGATCCTTCTCTCTAGGGTTAGATCCTCTGTTTTGATAATCTCCACTGACCCCGCTCACAATCTCAGCGATGCGTTTCAGCAGCGTTTCACCAAGGCACCCACTTTGGTTAATGGGTTCTCCAATCTCTATGCAATG GAAGTGGATCCCAGTGTAGAGAACGAAGAATTACCTGGTGATGGAATGGATAATCTTTTCTCTGAGCTGGCAAATGCAATTCCCGGAATTGATGAGGCAATGAGCTTTGCAGAAATGTTGAA GTTGGTTCAAACAATGGATTACTCTGTGATAGTATTTGATACAGCTCCTACTGGTCATACACTTCGGTTATTGCAATTTCCATCAACATTAGAGAAGGGGCTTGCTAAAATGatgtccttaaaaaataaatttggtggTTTATTGAATCAG ATGACCCGTCTCTTTGGCGTGGACGATGAATTTGGTGAGGATGCACTTCTGGGTAGGCTTGAGGGCATGAAAGATGTGATTGAACAAGTGAATAAGCAATTCAAGGACCCA GACTTGACAACTTTTGTTTGCGTTTGCATTCCGGAGTTCCTTTCTCTCTATGAAACAGAGAGACTGGTGCAGGAACTGAATAAATTTGAGATAGATTCGCACAATGTTATCATTAACCAAGTGCTTTATGATGAAGAAG TTGTTGAATCAAAGTTGCTTAAAGCAAGAATGCGGATGCAACAAAAGTACCTTGATCAGTTCTACTTGCTGTATGATGATTTTCACATTACCAAGCTTCCTTTGCTACCAGAAGAG GTTTGCGGGGTTGAAGCTCTGAAAGCATTTTCACATAATTTCATAACACCCTATCAGCCTGTCATCGAGAAAGGCACAATGGAAGAGCTGGAGGCAAGAGTGTCAATGCTAAAGCAACAGTTGACAGATGCTGAGGTAGAGCTTGAGAGactgagaaaaggaaaacaaaag GTGGATATGACTGGGTTTGGATCTCATTTTTGA
- the LOC117932783 gene encoding SPX domain-containing membrane protein At4g22990-like has translation MVAFGKKLKANQIQEWQGHYINYKLMKKKVNRYAQQIEVGAQNRLYVLMDFAKLLDSQIEKIVLFLLEQQGILASRLSNLREQHNALSQQPDGLKVSEVKEAYRAVGRDLLQLLFFVEMNAIGLRKILKKFDKRFGYKFTNYYVKTRANHPYSLLQQVFKHVGIGAVVGAISRNLADLQDHQGSYISIYDQPASSLTDPVIDSINAAVDRLTNSTNFLHFLGKHALIMQEELPTPSEDHAADQRYHFMSLLLNLANTFLYMVNTYIIVPTADNYSLSLGAAATVCGVVIGAMAVAQVFSSVYFSAWSNKSYMRPLLFSSIVLLVGNVLYALAYDLDSISVLIIGRLFCGLGSARAVNRRYISDCVPLKLRMQASAGFVSASALGMACGPALACLFQTNFKIYKITFNDNTLPGWFMVLAWLVYLLWLWISFREPFHEAKENIAPLEVNAALLVNEAVESGLTQPLLLNSKAKEEDEDQECDGAEEDSNEIQKPVTSLVLAYRLLTPSVKVQLYIYFMLKYAMEVLLAGSSVITTYYFVWSTRHVAIFLACLGLTVLPVNMVVGSYISNMFEERQVLLASEIMVCIGTLLSFNVVIPYSVLQYVGSGLITFVSAEVLEGVNLSLLSRVMSSRLSQGTYNGGLLSTEAGTLARVVADGTITLAGYLGEGMVLNVTLLTSLFICISSIIATCFTYNTLY, from the exons ATGGTTGCATTCGGGAAAAAGTTGAAAGCAAACCAAATTCAAGAATGGCAAGG GCACTACATTAACTATAAGTTAATGAAGAAGAAAGTAAACAGATATGCTCAGCAAATTGAGGTGGGAGCGCAAAACCGCCTTTATGTGCTTATGGATTTTGCAAAATTGCTGGATAGTCAG ATTGAAAAGATTGTTTTGTTTCTGTTGGAACAACAAGGGATACTCGCAAGCAGATTATCCAATCTCAGAGAACAGCATAATGCTCTTTCACAACAGCCAGATGGATTAAAAGTATCTGAAGTAAAAGAAGCATATAGAGCAGTGGGGAGGGATCTTTTACAGCTTCTCTTTTTTGTGGAAATGAATGCTATTGGTCTGCGTAAGATATTGAAAAAGTTTGATAAGCGCTTTGGCTACAAGTTTACAAACTACTATGTTAAAACTCGTGCAAATCATCCTTACTCCTTGCTGCAACAAGTGTTCAAGCATGTG GGTATTGGGGCTGTAGTAGGAGCCATATCACGCAATCTTGCAGATCTTCAGGACCATCAGGGGAGCTACATATCAATTTATGATCAACCTGCTTCTTCACTTACG GATCCTGTCATTGATTCTATTAATGCTGCTGTAGACAGGTTAACAAACTCAACGAATTTCCTTCACTTTTTGGGAAAACATGCGCTTATTATGCAAGAGGAGTTGCCGACTCCATCTGAGGATCATGCTGCTGACCAGAGATATCATTTTATGTCTCTTCTCTTGAACTTGGCAAACACATTTCTGTATATGGTCAACACATATATTATTGTCCCAACAGCAGATAACTACTCTCTGAGCCTTGGAGCTGCAGCAACTGTTTGTGGCGTTGTGATTGGGGCGATGGCTGTTGCACAAGTGTTCTCTTCAGTATATTTTAGTGCATGGTCAAATAAATCGTACATGAGACCTCTATTATTTAGCAGTATTGTTCTTCTTGTTGGAAATGTCTTATACGCACTAGCTTATGATCTTGACTCGATATCGGTTCTCATTATTGGTCGTCTATTCTGTGG GTTAGGTTCTGCAAGAGCTGTCAACAGGCGCTATATCAGTGATTGTGTTCCGCTTAAACTACGAATGCAGGCTTCTGCAGGTTTTGTTAGTGCAAGTGCACTTGGAATGGCATGTGGTCCTGCTCTTGCATGCTTATTTCAAACCAATTTTAAGATTTACAAAATCACATTCAACGACAACACACTACCTGGTTGGTTTATGGTGCTGGCATGGCTTGTCTATTTATTGTGGTTGTGGATTTCTTTCAGAGAGCCTTTTCATGAGGCTAAAGAGAATATTGCGCCCCTGGAAGTTAATGCTG CCTTATTAGTAAATGAGGCTGTGGAGAGTGGCTTGACACAACCATTGCTGTTGAACTCAAAAGCTAAAGAGGAAGATGAAGACCAAGAATGCGATGGTGCTGAAGAAGATTCTAATGAAATTCAAAAACCTGTCACTTCTCTTGTATTGGCATATAGATTACTTACACCATCTGTAAAG gttcaattatatatttattttatgctcAAATATGCTATGGAGGTTCTGCTTGCTGGATCAAGTGTCATCACCACATACTACTTTGTTTGGTCAACCAGACATGTGGCAATTTTTCTTGCATGTCTTGGCCTAACAGTGCTCCCAGTAAACATGGTTGTTGGGAGCTACATCAGCAACATGTTTGAAGAAAG GCAAGTTTTACTGGCATCTGAAATTATGGTATGCATAGGAACACTCCTAAGCTTCAATGTAGTTATCCCTTACTCAGTGCTGCAGTATGTTGGCTCAGGACTCATCACATTCGTGTCTGCTGAAGTTCTTGAGG GTGTGAACCTATCACTCCTATCAAGGGTCATGTCTTCAAGGCTTTCTCAAGGAACCTACAATGGTGGACTGCTTTCAACAGAGGCTGGAACCTTGGCTCGAGTAGTTGCAGATGGCACAATAACCCTTGCTGGGTACTTGGGTGAGGGTATGGTCTTGAATGTCACCTTACTGACTTCACTCTTCATCTGTATCTCTTCCATTATCGCCACCTGCTTCACCTACAACACACTCTACTGA